AGTTTTTTCGTGCTTTTTCAATGTATCAAAGACGAGGTCTTCTAGTTTTAACTTCGTTTGGTAGTCTAAAGCAGAGAAAGGTTCATCCAACAATAATATATCTGGGTTCGTTACGAGCGTGCGCACCAGAGCTGCTCTTTGCCGCATACCTCCGGAAAGCTGTGAAGGCAAGTGTTCTTTATATTCACTCAATCCCATTTCCTGCAGCAAGAAATGGGCGTATTTTTCTTTTTGTTGACGTGTCTTCTGATCTAAATCCATCACTTTGACACCGATTAAGACATTTTCGAGTATATTCTGCCATTCAAAGAGATAATCTGCTTGCAACATATAACCGACTGAAGGGGTTGGATGTGTTAACGTCTGACCTTTAATTATCACTTCACCCTCTGTTGGTGTGATAAGTCCTGCGATACTAGATAATACTGTTGTTTTACCACAACCACTCGGACCAACCAAACTGATAAATTCCCCCTTTTCCACAGTGAGATCGATATGTCTCACAGCAAGGTTGGCTTCATTTTCACTCACATAAACATGGGAAACGCCCTGAAGCTTTATAAGGGATTGTGTGGACATCTTCTCCCCCCTCATCCTAATATAGGCATACGTGTAGATGTTGATAGTGTATTTTATGTGAGTGGGATAAAAAGGTGCAAGCGAGCCCAAGTAAATATATGTATAATGAGCAAAAAAATAATAATATTGATAATATACTTTTAATCCTAGAAATAGGGATTTGTTTCTATGGTTGGATTTTGTAAGTTATATTAATATTGTGGGAAATAGTTATAAATCTATTGTTTATGACCAAAACCCTACATTCCGTTAGCAATTTAACAAAAAGGAGTGAAATAAATCGTGGGGTGAGCTAGGGGCTCTGGATCACTTCTTTACCCACTATAGCGAAGTTATATATTTACATAAAAATAGCCGAGC
The genomic region above belongs to Caldalkalibacillus salinus and contains:
- a CDS encoding ABC transporter ATP-binding protein, giving the protein MSTQSLIKLQGVSHVYVSENEANLAVRHIDLTVEKGEFISLVGPSGCGKTTVLSSIAGLITPTEGEVIIKGQTLTHPTPSVGYMLQADYLFEWQNILENVLIGVKVMDLDQKTRQQKEKYAHFLLQEMGLSEYKEHLPSQLSGGMRQRAALVRTLVTNPDILLLDEPFSALDYQTKLKLEDLVFDTLKKHEKTAVLVTHDIAESIAMSDRIVVLDQRPGEIKGIVDVPAHIRNCLPFEAREQEGFNALFHKIWKELDQDES